GGTCGCCGACGGCACCGTGGTCGAGGACGTGCCCGATCCGGACACCCGTGGTTCGCACAGCGGCAGGCCGCCCGGACTCCTGCGGCTCGCCAAGACCGCCGACGCGGTGGTCGGCGTCGATTTCGGCCGGACCCACATCCGAGCCGCGCTGGCCGACCTGTCAGGCCGGATCCTCGCCGAGCAGCAAGTGCTCATGCAGGTCGACGACTTCGCCGCCGAGTCGCTGTCCGCGGCCGCCAAGCTGGTCAGTGAGCTGACCGCCGAGGCGGGGATCGACCGGGAGGTCGTCCGGCAGGTGGTCGTCGGGCTGCCCGCCCCGGTCAACCGCGCGACGGGGAGCATCACCCTTGGCCGCGTCCTCAACAACTGGGCGGGTGTGGTCCCGGCGACCGAACTCGAAGAACGCATCGGCATGCCGGTCTGGCTCGAGAACAACGCGAACCTCGGCGCCCTCGCCGAAGCGTGGGAAGGCGTCGCGAGCGGAATCGACGACGTCCTCTACGTGAAGGTGTCCAGCGGCATCGGCGCCGGGCTCGTGCTCAACGGGAAGCTCTACAAGGGCGCCGCCGGGATCGCCGGCGAGATCGGTCACGTCCTGGTCGACGAGGACGGTGCC
The sequence above is a segment of the Amycolatopsis sp. 2-15 genome. Coding sequences within it:
- a CDS encoding ROK family protein codes for the protein MTNGPSRASGPAPSPSQREHVLYALSRYGAMSRARLREVTGRSRTSVWAVVSDLVADGTVVEDVPDPDTRGSHSGRPPGLLRLAKTADAVVGVDFGRTHIRAALADLSGRILAEQQVLMQVDDFAAESLSAAAKLVSELTAEAGIDREVVRQVVVGLPAPVNRATGSITLGRVLNNWAGVVPATELEERIGMPVWLENNANLGALAEAWEGVASGIDDVLYVKVSSGIGAGLVLNGKLYKGAAGIAGEIGHVLVDEDGALCWCGSRGCLDTLASGRRIIELLQPTRSEPLTLDGVVQLVRDGEPLACRIVSDAGRTLGRAIADLCASLNPGAVVLGGLVSAAGDVLVDAVGESVRRYAQPAITDGLRLLRSSLGTRAEVVGAVTFALDSTRRRLADDRGLSGFD